One region of Mycolicibacterium rhodesiae NBB3 genomic DNA includes:
- a CDS encoding tetratricopeptide repeat protein codes for MVQDGNNGNRGRGSRGSAPRSSGPNRARRAQPRSVENTPQDDGPPIPADIEAKQLAPDIRGELTTLDRSTADTVARHLVVAGLLLDEDPEAALAHARAARARSGRIAAVREAVGIAAYHSGDWAQALAELRAARRMGSKSALLPLIADCERGVGRPERAIELARSPEAAALTGDDADEMRIVAAGARCDLGQYEQAMAILSTPQLDRTRVGQTAARLFYVYAETLLALGRSQEALQWFINAAAADLEGLTDAEDRITELS; via the coding sequence GTGGTCCAGGACGGAAACAACGGCAACCGTGGGCGCGGCTCTCGGGGGTCGGCGCCGCGCTCGTCGGGTCCCAACCGGGCCCGGCGCGCCCAGCCGAGATCCGTCGAAAACACACCGCAGGACGACGGTCCGCCGATCCCGGCCGACATCGAAGCCAAACAGTTGGCGCCCGATATCCGCGGTGAACTGACGACGTTGGATCGCAGCACCGCCGACACGGTCGCGCGACATCTGGTGGTTGCCGGCCTGCTCCTCGACGAGGACCCCGAAGCCGCGCTGGCTCACGCTCGCGCGGCCCGTGCACGTTCCGGCCGCATCGCCGCGGTCCGCGAAGCCGTCGGAATAGCCGCTTACCACTCCGGCGACTGGGCTCAGGCGCTGGCTGAGTTGCGTGCGGCGCGCCGTATGGGCAGCAAGTCGGCGTTGCTTCCGCTCATCGCCGATTGTGAACGGGGAGTGGGACGCCCGGAGCGGGCAATCGAGCTGGCTCGTAGCCCCGAAGCCGCCGCGCTCACCGGGGATGACGCCGACGAGATGCGCATCGTCGCGGCCGGCGCTCGCTGCGACCTCGGTCAATACGAGCAGGCCATGGCCATTCTGTCGACGCCCCAGTTGGATCGGACACGAGTCGGTCAGACCGCCGCACGACTCTTCTACGTCTACGCCGAGACGCTACTGGCGCTCGGGCGCAGCCAGGAGGCGCTTCAGTGGTTCATCAACGCGGCCGCCGCGGACCTGGAGGGGCTGACCGACGCCGAGGACCGGATCACGGAGCTGAGCTGA
- a CDS encoding ABC transporter ATP-binding protein, with protein MMSSSRDELTRRSSDVAIDVNDLRVERGKRVALDDISVRIARGTITGLLGPSGCGKTTLMRCVVGTQIIEKGTVTVLGHPAGSADLRHRVGYVTQNPTIYDDLKVIDNVRYFAALTGADSSDADDAVATVGLQDHRTAFCGNLSGGQRTRASLACALVSHPDLLVLDEPTVGLDPVLRVDLWERFDQLAEHGTTLLVSSHVMDEADHCGDLLLMREGHLLAHTTPAKLREDTGCQSLEEAFLSVIRHSTAA; from the coding sequence ATGATGAGTTCATCACGTGATGAATTAACCCGCAGATCCTCGGACGTCGCGATAGACGTCAACGATCTGCGTGTTGAGCGAGGTAAACGAGTCGCCCTCGACGACATCTCGGTGCGGATCGCACGAGGCACGATCACCGGATTGCTCGGCCCGTCCGGATGCGGGAAGACCACGTTGATGCGTTGCGTCGTCGGAACGCAGATCATCGAGAAGGGCACCGTGACGGTGCTCGGCCACCCGGCCGGCTCCGCCGACCTGCGGCATCGGGTCGGCTATGTCACCCAGAATCCGACGATCTACGACGACCTGAAGGTCATCGACAACGTCCGCTACTTCGCGGCACTGACCGGTGCCGACAGTTCGGACGCCGATGATGCGGTCGCCACCGTCGGCCTCCAGGATCACCGAACCGCATTCTGTGGCAACCTTTCCGGCGGTCAACGGACCCGCGCATCCCTGGCCTGCGCGCTGGTGTCACACCCCGATCTGCTGGTACTCGACGAGCCCACTGTCGGACTCGATCCCGTTCTGAGAGTGGACCTTTGGGAGCGGTTCGATCAACTGGCCGAACACGGCACCACGCTGCTGGTGTCGAGCCACGTCATGGACGAAGCCGACCACTGCGGCGACCTGCTGCTCATGCGCGAGGGCCACCTTCTGGCGCACACCACACCCGCGAAACTACGAGAGGACACCGGATGTCAGTCACTGGAGGAAGCGTTCCTGTCCGTCATCCGGCACAGCACCGCAGCCTGA
- the recN gene encoding DNA repair protein RecN encodes MLSEIRIESLGAISTATAEFDRGLTVLTGETGTGKTMVVTGLHLLGGARADATRVRSGAERAVVEGRFTTGDLGEDVTSQIDEILDSSGAERDDDGSVIAARSVARDGPSRAYLGGRSVPAKSLGTFTTELLTLHGQNDQLRLMRPDEQRAALDRFVDVEKPLKRYQKLREDWLAARRDLVDRTQRARELAQEADRLKFGLNEIDAVAPQPGEDDSLVNEIQRMSELDAVREATQTARASLSGSDDPSPESASALGFVAQAKSAIETTDDPALRALAAQLDGALVVIGDVASELGDFLASLPTDASMLETKLLRQSELRTLTRKYAANIDGVLQWAQESRDRLAQLDVSEEALADLERQVNALHDEVVVAANELTKVRTKAAKGLSKAVTAELSGLAMADAEFTVSVAPLPARADDAAPLTVSAGVTLHAGQYGVDAVDFGFAAHRGMDVLPLNKSASGGELSRVMLALEVVLAASTEGTTMVFDEVDAGVGGRAAVQIGRRLARLARTHQVIVVTHLAQVAAYADVHLMVDSGGRGKASGVRRLDDDDRVAELARMLAGLGESDSGRAHARELREAAQHEREAGA; translated from the coding sequence GTGCTATCGGAAATCCGTATCGAGTCGCTCGGCGCGATCAGCACCGCGACCGCCGAGTTCGACCGCGGACTCACCGTGCTCACGGGCGAGACCGGCACCGGCAAGACGATGGTGGTCACGGGTCTGCACCTGCTCGGAGGCGCCCGAGCGGACGCCACGCGGGTGCGGTCCGGCGCGGAACGGGCGGTCGTCGAGGGTCGGTTCACCACCGGTGATCTGGGCGAGGACGTCACATCGCAGATCGACGAGATCCTGGATTCGTCGGGAGCCGAGCGTGACGACGACGGCAGCGTCATCGCCGCCCGGTCCGTCGCCCGCGACGGCCCGTCGCGGGCCTACCTCGGAGGCCGCAGTGTGCCTGCGAAATCGTTGGGCACGTTCACGACTGAACTGCTCACCCTGCACGGCCAGAATGATCAGCTCAGGCTGATGCGCCCCGACGAGCAGCGCGCGGCGCTGGACCGATTCGTCGACGTCGAGAAGCCGCTGAAGCGATATCAAAAACTGCGCGAAGACTGGCTGGCTGCGCGTCGCGACCTCGTCGACCGCACGCAGCGGGCACGTGAGCTCGCGCAGGAGGCGGACCGGCTCAAGTTCGGATTGAACGAGATCGATGCGGTCGCACCACAACCCGGTGAGGACGACAGTCTCGTCAACGAAATCCAGAGAATGTCGGAGCTGGACGCGGTGCGGGAAGCGACGCAGACCGCGCGTGCTTCACTGTCCGGATCCGATGATCCTTCACCGGAGTCCGCGTCGGCGCTCGGCTTTGTCGCACAGGCGAAGTCGGCGATCGAGACCACCGACGACCCCGCGCTGCGCGCACTGGCCGCACAGCTGGACGGTGCGCTCGTCGTGATCGGCGATGTGGCAAGTGAACTCGGGGATTTCCTTGCTTCGCTGCCCACCGATGCGAGCATGCTGGAGACGAAGCTGCTACGCCAGAGCGAGTTACGCACGCTCACAAGGAAATACGCGGCCAACATCGACGGTGTCCTGCAGTGGGCACAAGAGTCGCGCGATCGCCTGGCGCAGCTCGACGTCTCCGAGGAGGCGCTCGCCGATCTGGAGCGGCAGGTCAATGCGCTGCACGACGAGGTCGTCGTCGCGGCCAACGAGCTGACCAAGGTGCGGACCAAGGCCGCCAAGGGCTTGTCGAAAGCGGTGACCGCGGAACTGTCGGGTTTGGCGATGGCCGACGCCGAGTTCACGGTGTCGGTGGCGCCGCTGCCCGCACGCGCCGACGACGCGGCGCCGCTGACCGTGTCTGCGGGTGTGACCCTGCACGCCGGCCAGTACGGCGTCGATGCGGTGGACTTCGGCTTCGCCGCGCACCGGGGCATGGATGTACTGCCGCTGAACAAGAGCGCTTCCGGCGGCGAGCTGTCGCGCGTCATGCTCGCGCTCGAGGTTGTGCTGGCCGCATCGACCGAAGGCACGACGATGGTCTTCGACGAGGTCGACGCGGGTGTCGGTGGACGGGCCGCGGTGCAGATCGGCCGTCGGCTGGCGCGGTTGGCCAGGACGCATCAGGTCATCGTCGTCACCCACCTGGCTCAGGTGGCCGCCTACGCCGACGTGCACCTGATGGTCGACAGCGGTGGGCGCGGCAAGGCCAGTGGGGTACGCCGGCTCGACGACGACGACCGCGTGGCCGAGCTGGCGCGCATGCTCGCGGGTCTGGGTGAGTCCGACAGCGGGCGCGCTCACGCCCGTGAACTGCGCGAGGCGGCACAGCACGAACGCGAGGCCGGCGCGTAG
- a CDS encoding VOC family protein, whose amino-acid sequence MTNTSVRYIVDDVDAAVDFYTSRFQFEVAMRPGPGFAMLRRDGLRLLLNSPGAGGAGQTLVDGSRPEPGGWNRFQLEVDDLDTAVATLRRAGTELRGEVITGRGGRQALVPDPSGNLVELFEAYT is encoded by the coding sequence ATGACTAACACCAGCGTTCGCTACATCGTCGACGATGTCGATGCTGCGGTGGACTTCTACACATCCCGATTCCAGTTCGAGGTCGCGATGCGGCCGGGTCCGGGCTTCGCGATGCTTCGCCGGGACGGATTACGACTTCTGCTGAACTCGCCGGGTGCCGGCGGCGCCGGCCAGACGCTTGTCGACGGCAGTCGGCCAGAACCCGGCGGCTGGAACCGATTTCAGCTCGAAGTGGACGACCTGGACACGGCCGTGGCCACTCTGCGACGGGCCGGCACGGAGCTACGCGGCGAGGTGATCACCGGCAGGGGTGGACGCCAAGCGCTCGTACCGGATCCGTCGGGCAACCTCGTCGAGCTTTTCGAGGCGTACACCTAA
- a CDS encoding Trm112 family protein — MLDDKLLAILVCPEDRGPLLLVNNECLYNPRLRRAYRIEDGVPVLLVDDAVSVTDDAEHARLLERASGESG, encoded by the coding sequence GTGCTCGACGACAAACTTCTGGCGATCCTGGTCTGTCCGGAGGACCGCGGACCGCTGCTCCTCGTGAACAATGAATGTCTGTACAACCCGCGGCTGCGGCGCGCGTACCGCATCGAGGACGGCGTCCCGGTCCTGCTGGTCGACGACGCCGTCAGCGTCACCGACGACGCCGAACACGCCCGACTGCTCGAGCGGGCATCAGGCGAATCCGGGTAG
- a CDS encoding TetR/AcrR family transcriptional regulator, translating into MTTNAERKRPGRPRGTSDTRERILSSARELFARNGIDKTSIRAIAADADVDPALVHHYYGTKTELFAAAIHIPIDPMQVIGPLQQIPVEEIGRTLPLLLLPLWDSEMGKGFIATLRSILAGSDPSLVRSFLQEVITKEVGSRVDNPPGSGPLRVQFVASQLVGVVMARYILELDPFKSLAVEQIAETIAPNLQHYLTGELPGFA; encoded by the coding sequence TTGACGACGAACGCAGAACGCAAACGTCCCGGGCGGCCGCGCGGGACGTCCGACACACGCGAGCGCATCCTGAGCAGTGCGCGGGAGTTGTTCGCCCGCAACGGGATCGACAAGACTTCCATTCGCGCGATCGCCGCCGACGCGGATGTGGATCCTGCGTTGGTGCACCACTACTACGGCACCAAGACGGAGCTGTTCGCCGCGGCCATCCACATCCCTATCGACCCGATGCAGGTGATCGGCCCACTACAGCAGATCCCCGTTGAAGAGATCGGTCGCACGCTTCCATTGCTTCTGTTGCCGCTGTGGGACTCCGAGATGGGAAAGGGGTTCATCGCCACGCTGCGATCGATTCTCGCCGGCAGCGACCCCTCGCTCGTCCGGTCGTTCCTGCAAGAGGTCATCACCAAGGAAGTCGGCTCGCGCGTGGACAATCCGCCGGGCAGCGGGCCCCTTCGCGTGCAGTTCGTCGCCTCGCAACTGGTGGGCGTCGTGATGGCGCGCTACATCCTCGAACTCGACCCGTTCAAATCGCTTGCGGTCGAGCAGATCGCCGAGACAATCGCGCCGAATCTGCAGCACTACCTGACCGGAGAGCTACCCGGATTCGCCTGA
- a CDS encoding TetR/AcrR family transcriptional regulator: MSQKRQPDPRVGHSRRVICRAALEEFASAGYAGFRMEAVAARAGVGRSTLYRHWPEKAALIADALETLNVQPDPNRELVSGTARQQVELLLGHLARALTDSPVAACIPALIHGAETDSDVRDFFHGYSAQRRRRLTDAIAAGVTDGQFPARVDAEAASVALSGALFYRRLMTADAPDADFIADLIDTVLGA; the protein is encoded by the coding sequence ATGTCCCAGAAAAGGCAGCCCGATCCGAGAGTCGGGCACTCCCGGCGGGTGATATGCCGCGCCGCCCTCGAGGAGTTTGCGAGCGCGGGATACGCAGGCTTCCGCATGGAGGCGGTGGCGGCGCGGGCCGGCGTCGGACGCAGCACTCTGTATCGGCACTGGCCGGAAAAAGCCGCATTGATCGCCGATGCACTCGAGACGCTCAACGTGCAACCGGACCCCAATCGCGAACTCGTCTCCGGCACAGCCCGGCAGCAAGTCGAGCTGCTCCTCGGCCACCTCGCGCGCGCGCTCACCGACTCGCCGGTCGCGGCGTGCATCCCCGCACTCATTCATGGGGCGGAAACCGATTCGGACGTCCGGGATTTCTTCCACGGGTATTCAGCTCAGCGCCGCCGGCGTCTGACAGATGCGATCGCCGCGGGTGTCACCGACGGACAGTTTCCTGCCCGCGTCGACGCCGAGGCGGCTTCGGTGGCGCTGTCCGGTGCCCTGTTCTATCGACGGCTGATGACGGCCGATGCCCCCGACGCCGACTTCATCGCCGACTTGATCGACACCGTTCTAGGGGCATGA
- a CDS encoding NAD kinase gives MTTERDILLVVHTGRDDATDVARRVHKVLGDNGIRLRVLSAEAVDRAPEHLSPDDARALGSGIEVVDADEGVAEGCELVLVLGGDGSFLRGAELARNVEIPVLGVNLGRIGFLAEAEAENIDSVLDHLITRDYRVEERMTLDVVVRAEGEIIDRGWALNEASLEKGPRLGVLGAVLEVDGRPVSAFGCDGVLVATPTGSTAWAFSAGGPIVWPDLEAILVVPNNAHALFARPMVTSPDASIAIEVEASGHDALVFCDGRREMVVPAGGRLEVTRCGTPLKWVRLDSAPFTDRLVRKFRLPVTGWRGQ, from the coding sequence ATGACGACCGAGCGTGACATCCTGCTGGTCGTGCACACCGGCCGTGACGACGCCACCGACGTGGCGCGCCGCGTCCATAAAGTACTCGGAGACAACGGGATTCGACTGCGAGTGCTCTCCGCTGAGGCGGTCGACCGTGCTCCCGAGCACCTGTCACCCGACGACGCCCGCGCCCTCGGATCCGGGATCGAGGTCGTCGACGCCGACGAGGGGGTCGCCGAAGGATGCGAGCTGGTCCTCGTACTCGGCGGTGACGGCAGCTTCCTGCGTGGGGCCGAGCTGGCCCGCAACGTCGAGATACCGGTCCTCGGAGTGAATCTCGGCCGCATCGGCTTCCTCGCCGAAGCAGAAGCCGAGAACATCGACTCCGTACTCGACCATCTGATCACGCGTGACTATCGCGTCGAGGAGCGAATGACCCTCGACGTCGTCGTGCGCGCCGAGGGCGAGATCATCGACCGCGGTTGGGCACTCAACGAGGCCAGCCTCGAGAAGGGCCCGCGGCTCGGTGTGCTCGGCGCGGTGCTCGAGGTGGACGGCAGGCCGGTCTCGGCGTTCGGTTGTGACGGGGTGCTCGTCGCGACGCCGACCGGCTCGACAGCGTGGGCGTTCTCCGCGGGTGGGCCGATCGTGTGGCCTGATCTGGAAGCAATCCTGGTGGTGCCCAACAATGCTCACGCACTGTTCGCGCGACCGATGGTCACCAGCCCCGACGCCTCGATCGCGATCGAGGTCGAGGCGAGCGGCCACGACGCGCTGGTGTTCTGCGACGGCCGTCGCGAAATGGTCGTGCCCGCGGGTGGCCGGCTGGAAGTGACCCGGTGCGGCACACCGCTGAAGTGGGTGCGGCTGGACAGCGCACCATTCACCGACCGCCTGGTACGCAAGTTCCGGTTGCCGGTCACGGGGTGGCGCGGGCAGTAG
- a CDS encoding ABC transporter permease codes for MSVTGGSVPVRHPAQHRSLKARNRLSPQAYLATTTRILRQLAADHRSVAMILVVPSLVITLMYFMFQDAPHRPGAPSPFNNACLIMLGVFPLIVMFLITSITMQRERVSGTLERILTTPLRRLDLLAAYGTAFSIAAAAQATLACIVSFWFLGLDTAGSPILVFIIAIINAVLGVGLGLLCSAFARTEFQAVQFMPLVIAPQLLLCGIIVPRDVLPVWLQWVSNVLPASYALEALQQVGAYAEPTFIAVRDIAVVIGFAVVALCLAAATLRRRTP; via the coding sequence ATGTCAGTCACTGGAGGAAGCGTTCCTGTCCGTCATCCGGCACAGCACCGCAGCCTGAAAGCCCGCAACCGGCTGAGCCCGCAGGCATACCTGGCGACGACGACGCGAATATTGCGCCAGCTGGCCGCCGACCACCGCAGCGTCGCGATGATCCTCGTCGTCCCGAGTCTCGTCATCACGTTGATGTATTTCATGTTTCAGGATGCGCCGCATCGGCCCGGTGCACCGTCGCCGTTCAACAACGCATGCCTGATCATGCTGGGCGTTTTCCCGCTTATCGTGATGTTTCTGATCACGTCGATCACCATGCAGCGGGAACGGGTTTCGGGCACCTTGGAACGGATCCTCACCACTCCCCTGCGCCGCCTGGACCTGCTCGCCGCCTACGGCACCGCCTTCTCGATCGCCGCCGCAGCGCAGGCGACGCTGGCCTGCATCGTGTCGTTCTGGTTCCTCGGACTGGACACCGCAGGCAGCCCGATCCTGGTGTTCATCATCGCGATCATCAACGCGGTCCTGGGCGTCGGCCTCGGCTTACTGTGTAGTGCATTCGCCCGCACCGAGTTTCAGGCCGTGCAGTTCATGCCGCTGGTGATTGCTCCGCAGCTGTTGCTGTGCGGCATCATCGTGCCCCGCGACGTGTTGCCCGTTTGGCTGCAATGGGTCAGCAACGTATTGCCTGCCAGCTACGCTCTGGAAGCGCTGCAACAGGTGGGTGCGTACGCGGAGCCAACGTTCATCGCGGTGCGAGACATCGCCGTCGTTATCGGGTTCGCCGTCGTGGCACTGTGCCTGGCCGCCGCGACACTTCGACGAAGGACACCGTGA
- a CDS encoding HAD-IIA family hydrolase, translated as MSELAQEHDCLLLDLDGTVFRGHEATEGAVETLSTVQARTLYVTNNASRSPADVAKHLHELGFTAESEDVVTSAQSAANLLAGQLPSGASVLIVGTDALAAEVSGVGLKPVRQFSDGPDAVVQGHSPQTGWSDLAEAALAIRSGALWVAANVDLTLPSERGLLPGNGSMVAALRAATNAEPQVAGKPQPTLLNDALARGTFSAPLVVGDRLDTDIAGANAAGLPSLMVLTGVSTADDMIRAVSSERPDYLAADLRSLNDRVDSLRVGPHPGWRIDIDASAVAVHATGRDVGDSLSVVRAIASAVWEADLDGRPFTISAGDDTARQALEPWSVLTPADRLA; from the coding sequence ATGAGTGAGCTTGCGCAGGAACATGATTGCCTCCTGCTCGACCTCGACGGCACCGTGTTCCGTGGGCACGAGGCCACCGAAGGTGCGGTCGAAACACTGTCCACCGTCCAGGCTCGCACGCTCTATGTCACCAACAACGCATCACGCAGCCCGGCCGACGTGGCCAAGCATCTGCACGAGCTGGGATTCACCGCCGAGTCCGAAGACGTCGTCACCAGCGCACAAAGCGCGGCGAACCTCTTGGCGGGCCAATTGCCCTCGGGCGCATCGGTTCTCATCGTCGGCACCGACGCGCTGGCCGCAGAAGTGTCGGGTGTCGGACTCAAGCCGGTGCGGCAGTTCTCCGACGGACCCGACGCGGTCGTCCAGGGCCACTCTCCGCAGACCGGCTGGTCCGACCTCGCCGAAGCGGCGTTGGCGATCCGAAGCGGAGCGCTGTGGGTCGCGGCCAATGTCGATCTGACGTTGCCGTCCGAACGCGGCCTGCTGCCGGGCAACGGCTCGATGGTCGCAGCACTCCGCGCGGCGACGAACGCGGAGCCACAAGTCGCAGGTAAGCCCCAGCCCACGCTGCTGAACGACGCCCTGGCGCGCGGCACATTCTCCGCGCCGCTGGTCGTGGGAGACCGACTCGATACCGATATCGCGGGAGCCAATGCCGCCGGCCTGCCGAGTCTGATGGTGCTGACCGGCGTCAGCACGGCCGACGACATGATCCGCGCGGTCTCGTCGGAGCGACCTGATTACCTCGCTGCCGACCTGCGCTCGCTCAATGACCGCGTGGACAGCCTGCGCGTCGGGCCGCATCCCGGTTGGCGTATCGACATCGATGCGTCGGCGGTGGCCGTCCACGCCACGGGCAGGGATGTCGGGGATTCGCTCTCGGTCGTGCGCGCGATCGCCAGCGCGGTCTGGGAGGCCGACCTCGACGGCCGGCCGTTCACCATTTCGGCGGGTGACGACACAGCGCGACAGGCCCTGGAGCCATGGTCCGTGCTCACCCCGGCAGATCGGCTAGCGTGA
- the tyrS gene encoding tyrosine--tRNA ligase, translating to MTSTGASILDELEWRGLIAQSTDRDALAGELAAGPVTVYSGFDPTAPSLHAGHLIPLLTLRRFQQAGHRPIVLAGGATGMIGDPRDVGERTLNTADTVAEWAGRIRGQLERFVEFNDSATGAVVENNLTWTAEMPTIEFLRDVGKHFSVNVMLDRDTVRRRLEGDGISYTEFSYMLLQANDFVELHQRYGCGLQIGGSDQWGNIIAGVRLVRQKAGATVHALTTPLVTDSEGQKFGKSTGGGSLWLDPDMTSPYAWYQYFVNTADADVVRYLRWFTFLTREELAELEQATAERPHERAGQRRLARELTNLVHGEAATAAVEHASQALFGRGELSQLDEPTLAAALREASVAELSAGEPDVITDLLVASGLSASKGAARRTIGEGGAYVNNVRIESEAWAPQPSDFLHGRWLVLRRGKRNIAGVHRVG from the coding sequence GTGACTTCTACGGGCGCATCCATCCTTGATGAGCTGGAGTGGCGTGGGCTGATCGCGCAGTCCACCGATCGGGACGCGTTGGCAGGAGAACTCGCAGCGGGACCCGTCACCGTCTACTCGGGATTCGATCCGACGGCGCCGAGCCTGCATGCCGGACACCTGATCCCGCTCTTGACGCTCCGGCGGTTTCAGCAGGCGGGTCACCGCCCGATCGTGCTGGCCGGAGGAGCGACGGGAATGATCGGCGATCCGCGCGATGTCGGTGAACGCACCCTCAACACCGCCGACACCGTCGCCGAGTGGGCCGGCCGGATACGCGGCCAGCTGGAACGCTTCGTCGAGTTCAACGATTCGGCCACCGGTGCCGTCGTCGAGAACAACCTGACCTGGACCGCAGAGATGCCCACTATCGAGTTTCTGCGCGACGTGGGAAAGCACTTCTCCGTCAACGTGATGCTCGACAGAGACACGGTGCGGCGGCGCCTGGAAGGCGATGGCATCTCGTACACCGAATTCAGCTACATGCTGTTGCAGGCCAACGATTTCGTCGAGCTGCACCAACGCTACGGATGCGGACTGCAGATCGGCGGGTCTGACCAGTGGGGCAACATCATCGCCGGCGTACGGCTGGTCCGACAGAAGGCGGGCGCGACGGTCCATGCCCTGACCACCCCGCTGGTCACCGACTCGGAAGGCCAGAAGTTCGGCAAGTCGACCGGCGGCGGCAGCCTGTGGCTCGACCCGGACATGACGAGCCCGTACGCCTGGTATCAGTATTTCGTCAACACCGCCGATGCCGACGTGGTCCGTTATCTGCGGTGGTTCACCTTCCTGACGCGTGAGGAGTTGGCCGAGCTGGAGCAGGCGACGGCGGAGCGCCCTCACGAACGCGCTGGTCAGCGCCGTCTGGCGCGGGAGCTCACGAATCTTGTCCACGGGGAGGCGGCGACGGCGGCGGTTGAGCACGCCAGCCAGGCGCTGTTCGGTCGCGGCGAGCTTTCCCAGCTGGACGAGCCGACGTTGGCCGCCGCGTTGCGCGAAGCCTCAGTCGCCGAGCTTTCGGCCGGGGAGCCCGATGTGATCACCGACCTGCTGGTGGCCAGCGGCTTGTCGGCCAGTAAGGGTGCAGCGCGCCGCACCATCGGCGAGGGCGGGGCATACGTCAACAACGTCCGCATCGAGAGCGAAGCGTGGGCGCCGCAGCCGTCGGACTTCCTGCACGGTCGCTGGTTGGTGCTGCGCCGCGGCAAGCGGAATATCGCGGGCGTCCACCGCGTTGGCTAG
- a CDS encoding DNA-3-methyladenine glycosylase: protein MSARRLSVDPLSAAGRLLGATLVGRGVSVMIVEVEAYGGPEGQPWPDAAAHSYRGVGGRNAVMFGPPGRLYTYRSHGIHVCANVVCATDGVAGAVLLRAVAIESGADVAQARRGESVRPAALGRGPGNLCSALGITMEDNGIDLFDGQSPIQVTLGGKRDGVAGPRVGVSKAADRPWRMWLAGRPEVSLYRRSPRAPAPGESD, encoded by the coding sequence ATGAGTGCGCGACGGTTGTCCGTGGATCCACTGAGCGCAGCGGGGCGGCTACTTGGCGCGACGCTGGTCGGTCGCGGCGTGAGCGTCATGATCGTGGAGGTCGAGGCGTACGGCGGCCCTGAAGGTCAACCCTGGCCGGACGCGGCGGCGCATTCGTATCGCGGCGTGGGAGGACGCAACGCGGTCATGTTCGGGCCGCCCGGGCGGCTCTACACCTACCGCAGCCATGGCATACACGTCTGCGCCAACGTCGTCTGTGCGACCGACGGGGTAGCGGGTGCGGTATTGCTGCGAGCGGTGGCGATCGAATCCGGTGCCGATGTCGCCCAGGCCCGGCGTGGTGAGTCGGTCCGGCCCGCAGCGCTGGGTCGAGGTCCCGGAAATCTGTGTTCGGCGCTGGGAATCACCATGGAAGACAACGGGATTGACCTGTTCGACGGGCAGAGTCCGATCCAGGTGACGCTCGGCGGAAAGCGCGACGGGGTGGCCGGCCCGCGCGTCGGCGTCAGTAAGGCGGCCGATCGTCCCTGGCGAATGTGGCTGGCCGGTCGTCCTGAGGTGTCGCTGTATCGCCGCAGCCCCCGGGCACCGGCTCCCGGCGAAAGCGACTAG
- a CDS encoding TlyA family RNA methyltransferase, translating to MARRARVDAELVRRGLARSRQQAAELIGAGRVSIDGMPAAKPATAIAVSAALTVDNTDERSWVSRGAHKLTGALDAFGLSVADRRCLDAGASTGGFTEVLLDRGAREVVAVDVGYGQLAWPLRNDPRVNVMERTNVRDLTADAIGGPVGLVVADLSFISLSTVLPALTSCADADADIVPMVKPQFEVGKDRVGAGGVVSDPQLRADAVLTVARRAAALQWHTVAVTASPLPGPSGNVEYFLQLRSRTDSPLEGELLEQAVLQAVAEGPQ from the coding sequence GTGGCGCGGCGGGCACGTGTTGACGCCGAGCTGGTGCGACGTGGGCTGGCCCGCTCCCGCCAGCAGGCCGCCGAGCTGATCGGCGCCGGGCGGGTCAGCATCGACGGCATGCCGGCCGCCAAACCCGCCACCGCCATCGCGGTGAGTGCCGCGCTCACGGTCGACAACACCGACGAGCGCAGCTGGGTATCCCGTGGCGCCCACAAGCTCACGGGCGCACTGGATGCGTTCGGGCTGTCGGTCGCCGACCGCCGGTGCCTGGACGCCGGGGCGTCGACCGGCGGGTTCACCGAGGTCCTGCTCGATCGCGGCGCTCGCGAAGTCGTCGCCGTCGATGTCGGCTACGGCCAGCTGGCGTGGCCGTTGCGCAACGATCCACGGGTCAACGTCATGGAGCGAACCAACGTGCGCGATCTGACGGCCGACGCGATCGGCGGCCCGGTCGGTTTGGTGGTCGCCGACCTGTCATTCATCTCGCTGTCCACAGTGCTACCGGCACTGACGTCGTGTGCGGATGCCGACGCCGATATCGTTCCCATGGTGAAGCCGCAATTCGAGGTGGGCAAGGATCGGGTGGGCGCGGGAGGCGTCGTATCCGACCCGCAATTGCGCGCCGACGCAGTGCTCACCGTTGCGCGTCGCGCCGCCGCACTGCAGTGGCATACGGTCGCTGTCACCGCCAGCCCGCTGCCCGGTCCATCCGGCAATGTGGAGTACTTCCTGCAGCTGCGGTCGCGAACCGATAGCCCGCTGGAAGGGGAGTTGCTCGAACAGGCCGTGCTACAAGCCGTCGCGGAGGGTCCCCAATGA